From a region of the Myroides sp. JBRI-B21084 genome:
- a CDS encoding M28 family peptidase gives MKNNKQNLFLFALGMVSLVSTAQNFHQNKQKIYNDISKEVQNNNNIDQLAFELLDVIGPRLVGSPEMNQAHNWVVNTYKKWNIKAENVAYGEWKSWQRGTTEITLTAPRIKTIDGMQLAWNAVTKKPIEAEIVAMPFFETKVDFDNWSETVKGKIVLISAYQNSGRPESQWKEHSTEEDFFDYKAAKEKANTTWNNSLKATGKNTREMVEFLEKKGAVGFVQSYFTGTMGSNRIFYSFAKNTPMVDVSLEDYGLLYRLAVNGKNPKLKINTKSKKLGTSKTYNTIATIPGKTKPNEYVMLSAHLDSWDGAQGATDNGTGTILMMEVARLIQKYAPNNDRTIVIGHWGSEEQGLNGSRAYVMDNPTEVQKIKVLFNQDSGTGRINYINGQGFTHAYNFLGTWLQNVPEDIRKHIKTDFPGMPQNGGTDNASFIAADIPAFNLSTQNWDYGQYTWHTNRDTYDKIVFEELRKNVITTTILTLEAANDPNEISNEKRILPTNTEWPTIKEPKRNSNDY, from the coding sequence ATGAAAAATAACAAACAAAATTTATTCTTATTTGCCCTTGGAATGGTTAGTTTGGTTAGTACTGCACAAAACTTTCACCAAAACAAACAAAAAATTTACAACGATATTTCTAAAGAAGTTCAAAACAATAATAATATAGATCAACTTGCATTTGAACTTTTAGACGTTATTGGTCCTCGTTTGGTTGGATCGCCCGAAATGAATCAAGCACACAACTGGGTAGTCAACACTTATAAAAAATGGAATATTAAAGCCGAAAATGTAGCTTATGGTGAATGGAAATCATGGCAACGTGGAACAACCGAAATTACCTTAACAGCACCACGTATTAAAACGATTGATGGCATGCAATTGGCTTGGAACGCAGTTACAAAAAAGCCTATAGAAGCTGAAATTGTAGCCATGCCATTTTTTGAAACAAAAGTCGATTTTGACAACTGGAGCGAAACAGTAAAAGGAAAAATAGTTTTAATTTCTGCGTATCAAAATTCAGGTCGACCTGAAAGTCAATGGAAAGAACACTCCACCGAAGAAGATTTTTTTGACTATAAAGCTGCAAAAGAAAAAGCGAATACTACATGGAATAACAGCTTAAAAGCTACTGGTAAAAACACGCGCGAAATGGTTGAATTTTTAGAAAAAAAAGGAGCTGTAGGCTTTGTACAAAGTTACTTTACAGGTACTATGGGCAGCAATCGTATTTTTTACAGTTTTGCTAAAAATACACCAATGGTTGATGTAAGCTTAGAAGATTATGGTTTATTGTATCGTTTGGCTGTAAATGGTAAAAATCCTAAATTAAAAATCAATACAAAATCTAAAAAATTAGGTACAAGTAAAACGTACAATACCATTGCAACTATTCCAGGAAAAACAAAACCTAATGAATACGTAATGCTATCGGCACATTTAGATTCTTGGGATGGTGCACAAGGCGCAACCGATAACGGCACCGGTACTATTTTAATGATGGAAGTTGCCCGTTTAATTCAAAAATACGCGCCCAATAACGACAGAACCATTGTAATTGGGCATTGGGGCAGCGAAGAACAAGGCTTAAACGGTTCACGTGCGTATGTGATGGACAACCCAACCGAAGTTCAAAAAATTAAAGTCCTTTTTAACCAAGACAGCGGTACAGGAAGAATCAATTATATAAACGGACAAGGTTTTACACACGCTTATAATTTTCTAGGAACTTGGTTACAAAACGTACCCGAAGATATTAGAAAACACATTAAAACCGATTTTCCTGGAATGCCACAAAACGGTGGAACCGATAACGCTAGTTTTATTGCTGCAGATATCCCCGCTTTTAATTTAAGTACTCAAAACTGGGATTATGGGCAGTACACTTGGCACACCAACCGCGATACGTACGATAAAATTGTTTTTGAAGAGTTGAGAAAAAATGTAATTACAACCACTATTTTAACTTTAGAAGCTGCTAATGACCCCAACGAAATATCAAACGAAAAAAGAATTTTACCTACAAATACCGAGTGGCCAACAATAAAAGAGCCTAAACGTAATTCTAATGATTATTAA
- a CDS encoding peptidylprolyl isomerase, giving the protein MKKLFAVAAIVATLFVSCKKENETNLPDGLYAEIYTNKGKIVAQLDFEKAPLTVANFVSLAEGTNPYVENQYKNKPFYDGLTFHRVIADFMIQGGDPTGTGEGGPGYKFEDEFNHELKHDKPGVLSMANAGPGTNGSQFFITHVPTPHLDGMHSVFGHVIEGQNIVNTIAQGDKIEHIDIVRSGDKAKSFDAVKVFKEKQEINLKKQQEAEKAKAEAMKATEGVANETKTALMNAKTKAKTTNSGLAYFVFEKGNGGKPKQGDKINVAYAGYFENGRLFDTSIEPIATKYNMLDAARKQANQYIPIPFEYGQKTGLIPGFIEGIEQLSIGDKAYIFIPSHLAYGERGAGDVIPPNTNLIFELHITK; this is encoded by the coding sequence ATGAAAAAACTATTTGCTGTAGCTGCAATTGTAGCTACTCTATTTGTTTCGTGTAAAAAAGAAAACGAAACCAATTTACCAGACGGGCTGTATGCCGAAATTTATACAAATAAAGGTAAAATTGTTGCTCAACTTGATTTTGAAAAAGCTCCTTTAACGGTTGCTAATTTTGTGAGTTTGGCAGAAGGAACCAATCCTTATGTTGAAAATCAATACAAAAACAAACCTTTTTATGATGGATTAACCTTTCACCGTGTAATTGCCGATTTTATGATTCAAGGTGGTGACCCAACGGGTACAGGCGAAGGCGGACCAGGTTATAAATTTGAAGACGAATTTAACCACGAGCTAAAACACGATAAACCAGGTGTATTATCAATGGCAAACGCAGGGCCAGGTACAAATGGATCTCAGTTTTTCATTACCCACGTCCCTACTCCTCATTTAGATGGTATGCACAGTGTTTTTGGTCATGTTATTGAAGGTCAAAACATTGTAAACACTATAGCTCAAGGCGATAAAATAGAACATATTGATATTGTTCGTTCGGGCGATAAAGCAAAAAGTTTTGATGCTGTAAAAGTATTTAAAGAAAAACAAGAAATTAATTTAAAAAAGCAACAAGAAGCTGAAAAAGCTAAAGCTGAAGCTATGAAAGCTACCGAAGGTGTAGCAAATGAAACTAAAACCGCTTTAATGAATGCTAAAACTAAAGCTAAAACTACAAACTCGGGTTTAGCTTATTTTGTGTTTGAGAAAGGCAACGGTGGCAAACCTAAACAAGGCGATAAAATTAATGTTGCTTACGCAGGTTATTTTGAAAACGGACGTTTGTTTGATACAAGTATAGAGCCAATTGCTACAAAATACAATATGCTTGATGCTGCCAGAAAACAAGCCAACCAATACATTCCAATTCCTTTTGAATACGGTCAAAAAACAGGGTTAATTCCTGGTTTTATTGAAGGTATAGAGCAATTAAGCATTGGCGATAAAGCGTATATCTTTATACCATCGCATTTAGCTTATGGCGAAAGAGGTGCCGGTGATGTAATACCACCTAACACCAATTTAATTTTTGAATTACATATTACCAAATAA
- a CDS encoding peptidylprolyl isomerase has protein sequence MRKLLLIFALISVQAFAQSKLADGLYANFVTKKGTITTQLYYNQTPLTVANFVALAEGNHPLVKADYKNKPYYNGLKFHRVIASFMIQGGDPKGDGSGEPGYLFPDEIIPTLKHDAPGVLSMANRGPATNGSQFFITHVATPHLDGRHTVFGKVVTGQDVVNTIQQNDVIEKVEIIRVGKDAKNFNAPKTFSTVLEKFKKEEEVKKQQADLLKNENKKFLDNYLSKATDYPSGIKIYVEQKGSGIKPTEGEKIAFDYAGYLADGTLFDSGIEELATKNGIFNPQRKAANAYQPLDYTFGEKGSFIPGMTEGLLQLNKGDKAYIFIPPHLGYGERAMGPIPANSNLIFYVAVKP, from the coding sequence ATGAGAAAACTATTATTAATTTTTGCTTTAATTTCTGTACAAGCATTTGCACAAAGTAAATTAGCCGATGGTTTATACGCCAATTTTGTAACTAAAAAAGGTACTATTACCACACAATTGTATTACAACCAAACTCCTTTAACTGTTGCAAATTTTGTTGCATTGGCAGAAGGGAACCATCCGCTTGTTAAAGCTGATTATAAAAATAAACCTTACTATAACGGTTTAAAATTTCACCGCGTTATTGCTAGCTTTATGATTCAAGGTGGCGATCCTAAAGGAGATGGCTCTGGTGAACCAGGCTATTTATTTCCCGATGAAATTATTCCAACTTTAAAACACGATGCTCCTGGTGTATTATCAATGGCTAACCGCGGGCCAGCTACTAATGGGTCTCAGTTTTTTATTACACACGTTGCAACCCCACATTTAGATGGTCGTCATACCGTTTTTGGAAAAGTTGTAACCGGGCAAGATGTTGTTAATACCATTCAACAAAACGATGTTATTGAAAAAGTAGAAATTATTCGTGTTGGTAAAGATGCCAAAAACTTTAATGCTCCTAAAACTTTCTCAACCGTTTTAGAAAAATTTAAAAAAGAAGAAGAAGTTAAAAAGCAACAAGCTGATTTATTAAAAAACGAAAATAAAAAGTTTTTAGACAATTACCTTTCTAAAGCTACAGATTATCCGTCGGGCATAAAAATTTATGTTGAACAAAAAGGTTCAGGTATTAAACCAACCGAAGGTGAAAAAATTGCTTTTGATTACGCAGGTTATTTAGCCGATGGTACTTTGTTTGATTCAGGTATTGAAGAATTAGCAACTAAAAACGGTATTTTTAACCCACAACGTAAAGCTGCAAATGCTTACCAACCGTTAGACTATACATTTGGCGAAAAAGGTAGCTTTATTCCTGGTATGACCGAAGGTTTATTGCAATTGAATAAAGGCGATAAAGCGTATATTTTTATCCCACCACATTTGGGTTATGGCGAAAGAGCTATGGGACCAATTCCTGCAAATTCAAACTTAATTTTTTACGTTGCTGTTAAACCATAA
- the gldI gene encoding gliding motility-associated peptidyl-prolyl isomerase GldI yields the protein MKKILFCLTGALALFACKQPEPRKPISYSSGTFLKESVQRNKNIVQDEEKIIQNLIKKDTAHKYYQSDLGFWYKYDVAVPTDSLFPKKGDIVKLDFEIYDINNQLIYTKAETNPKVYAVDKQEIMIGLRHAIKLMHKGETVSFIFPSHMAYGYLGDKEKIGTNVPLICKVTLNDIKQE from the coding sequence ATGAAAAAAATACTTTTTTGCTTAACAGGCGCTTTGGCACTTTTTGCTTGTAAACAGCCCGAACCCAGAAAACCTATTAGCTACAGCTCTGGAACATTCTTAAAAGAATCGGTTCAGCGCAATAAGAACATTGTACAAGACGAGGAAAAAATCATTCAAAATCTTATTAAAAAAGATACCGCTCACAAATATTACCAATCAGATTTAGGTTTTTGGTATAAATACGATGTAGCCGTACCTACCGATAGTTTATTTCCTAAAAAAGGTGATATTGTAAAATTAGATTTTGAAATTTACGACATCAACAACCAATTAATTTACACTAAAGCCGAAACAAACCCAAAAGTGTACGCTGTTGATAAGCAAGAAATTATGATTGGCTTACGCCATGCCATTAAATTAATGCATAAAGGCGAAACTGTTTCATTTATATTTCCATCGCACATGGCCTATGGTTATTTGGGCGATAAAGAAAAAATTGGTACAAACGTACCCTTAATTTGTAAAGTAACCCTAAATGATATAAAACAAGAATAA
- a CDS encoding DHH family phosphoesterase: MMNLNDKAFLNDFLKSPKQIAIIPHRNPDGDALGSCLALYHVLIQLNHTVKVIAPNEFPEFIAWLPASEEILIFEKNFDTCAAFLQGSDLVFTLDFNALHRAGDQMGSYLEKLRKPFVMIDHHQMPDDYAKITVSNTNYGSTCELLYNFLTELNLQSYINSNAASCIYTGIVTDSGSFKFIKTTSDTHRVVANLIDLGVDNPKVHSSLFNTSSYNQLQLVGKALQQLKVIPNHSTAYTYLSQTDLNDCNYQKGDTEGIVNYGLSIKGINFAAIFIEHKEEGIIKISFRSEGDFNVNEFARNYFNGGGHINAAGGKSYDNLQDTILKFETILKDINKQ, encoded by the coding sequence ATGATGAATTTAAACGATAAGGCGTTTTTAAACGATTTTTTAAAATCGCCTAAACAAATAGCAATTATTCCACACCGTAACCCCGATGGCGACGCTTTAGGTTCTTGTTTAGCACTTTACCATGTTTTAATACAATTAAATCATACGGTAAAAGTTATTGCTCCTAACGAATTTCCTGAATTTATTGCTTGGTTACCTGCATCTGAAGAAATACTTATATTTGAGAAAAATTTTGATACATGCGCAGCTTTTTTACAAGGAAGCGATTTAGTTTTTACACTAGACTTTAATGCTTTACATCGCGCAGGCGATCAAATGGGTTCTTATCTAGAAAAATTGCGTAAACCTTTTGTAATGATCGATCATCACCAAATGCCCGATGATTATGCAAAAATTACGGTTTCAAACACTAATTATGGTTCAACTTGTGAATTACTTTACAACTTTTTAACCGAATTAAATTTACAATCATACATTAACAGCAATGCTGCCTCGTGCATATATACCGGAATTGTAACCGACTCTGGTTCGTTTAAATTTATAAAAACTACTAGTGATACACACCGTGTAGTTGCAAATTTAATTGATTTAGGAGTTGATAATCCTAAAGTACACAGCTCTTTATTTAATACATCTTCGTATAATCAGCTACAATTGGTTGGTAAAGCATTGCAACAATTAAAAGTTATACCTAACCACAGTACTGCTTATACCTATTTAAGCCAAACCGATTTAAACGATTGCAACTATCAAAAAGGCGATACCGAAGGTATTGTAAACTACGGCTTATCGATAAAAGGCATAAATTTTGCAGCAATTTTTATTGAACATAAAGAAGAAGGTATTATTAAAATATCGTTTAGATCTGAAGGTGATTTTAATGTGAACGAATTTGCACGAAATTATTTCAACGGCGGCGGTCATATTAACGCTGCAGGCGGAAAATCGTATGATAATTTACAAGATACCATTTTAAAATTTGAAACCATTTTAAAAGACATAAACAAACAATAA
- a CDS encoding Crp/Fnr family transcriptional regulator, whose amino-acid sequence MSKCEQCIVRELSTLKALTKNELIHLSHCKDSISVKKGDVIFNEGDHVNGVYCIKSGACKLVRMASSGKDSILKLITKGEILGQTAILTQEKSTLSAIAVEDMQICFIPKSEILNLIDTNKKFSLQVTQDVCQNLNYATDFALNNTTKSVKERLAHALISILESGGVDEKGYLNLQLSREEIASMVGTATESCIRLLAEFKKLGIIDLQAKKIKILKLNDLKTLAQ is encoded by the coding sequence ATGAGTAAATGTGAACAATGTATTGTACGTGAATTAAGCACTTTAAAGGCGTTAACAAAAAACGAATTAATTCATTTATCACACTGTAAAGACAGTATTAGCGTTAAAAAAGGCGATGTAATTTTTAACGAAGGTGATCATGTAAACGGTGTTTACTGCATTAAATCAGGTGCATGTAAATTGGTGCGCATGGCATCTAGTGGTAAGGATTCTATTTTAAAACTTATAACTAAAGGCGAAATTTTAGGACAAACAGCTATTTTAACTCAAGAAAAAAGCACATTAAGCGCTATTGCTGTTGAAGATATGCAAATTTGTTTTATTCCTAAATCAGAAATATTAAACTTAATAGATACTAACAAAAAGTTTTCGTTACAAGTAACTCAAGACGTTTGTCAAAATTTAAATTACGCTACCGATTTTGCACTAAACAACACTACAAAAAGTGTAAAAGAACGCTTGGCACATGCCTTAATTAGCATTTTAGAATCGGGTGGGGTTGATGAAAAAGGGTATCTAAACCTTCAACTTAGTCGAGAAGAAATTGCTAGTATGGTAGGTACTGCAACTGAAAGTTGCATTCGTTTATTGGCAGAATTTAAAAAATTAGGCATTATTGACTTACAAGCTAAAAAAATTAAAATTTTAAAGCTAAACGATTTAAAAACTTTAGCACAATAA